One part of the Anopheles coustani chromosome 2, idAnoCousDA_361_x.2, whole genome shotgun sequence genome encodes these proteins:
- the LOC131267726 gene encoding mucin-19-like isoform X2 — protein sequence MAADSDGDQQKRTNSSSSSSSRHCGSDDNHRGKRKCVSSSSSDPCNSSSDSTLKAVVICEGNLHDPDFPARLESLVESLATLVDEESANDGDEKQDAGRLKVDKVEPWNSVRVTLSIPKEAAIRLRRLAAEGNNALRALGILSVQLEGETVLSLRLTSQQEIVIQTDNSAPEGSPSTSGGAGGLGELARVLSQQQQQQQQQTQQQQQQQQQQLHQPTHPVHVQQLQHQNLYHHQQLPPQQQQQHIHHLQQQQLHQQQLQQQHVVLHGANDTAVPSTSKVVVSTAGQPKTPLTNGPLPMDGGGGSGSSVFKSPNTICPMDGKVPAHVPNVVDACEYPFESMTQARVIQRRENTLALTASGGVVTGPVVAGGAGAVPKPSNGNFLAPANPAVQPTPPPPYQSAVGGGLVKPNTLGTVVNPTQQQLSAGAIGNNVAMSSPLLVNLLQNENSQQQTTLSPQQQQQQQAQMMRGGQPILKQELLIPGSSASVGPVSVKSAGSGIIPTMVVGGGTIPLQTQQQSVALSPVQSVVGDNDPSVLGNSLKSGTVSSSNVVVNVPPSNVNRQHLVQHHPVQIGVGASAMVSSGPTAVAAVVQQQQQQTLVNSNSSPLRGAPTSTGVAPVSGGGVLNAISANSVNSSSSSSSNLNPMTAPTAVNIISDGNSNNQNVLNVSPSSLVTPPLSVPSNSSNNSSSSNTSTTSTMMNTIKMQRYSLVGGTVAGGAVTGGMGPAVRTPQQQQAMLQQQQQQQQMQHHQQQLTIASGGGVMVTSSNRSPAMGPLIGQTQTHVRLPQHVAMLQQQQQQHEQLQLQHSQQMNRFPAQLQQQQQQVFRQPNPLGGQPQQANHTNPGASFQQRWPTMQMDSATKSSYQEFARYQMQYNLSQQQLNKPPMTATTTATALDSSSAGGMGGATSTSAVGDSLELGNCLVDLPDLAKNDLDSLLPSDLDSAFLDTKLDDLDDLDLMDQHQQHHHPLELAVLPGTLLGGAPEGTTVAPALGQVMGSQSTATMATAEAQRRWKAQMLINPLTGELEETQVEEVAEESEESAKTAGGRQSKASSMRVNDFPPEAANLLYSDDDTTSAAGLTSSRLTSGLSDADRPSSSATVGSLGTMEGTFVAGNSAGNVSSGSSTMVSVPSAAPRASHGKTGKIKKERTKPTKAKEKLKPASSSAVSKEKAREKTKASLKPVRQKAKVLSTSVLPSAGGSSNESTSKNCTELKLRLKLEKSEPITVTVPGRVGSTVTMSPPSSGSSSSASIGGGAPEFCQKTPSTFDGVAGSDASAALPIAVSVGVTNSNNAAPFSSTAGTVVTSATSSTSGSATTSIGTTATMSSNVGIVQATSPAGGEELRVPPLHISLRGKNSVVIKNSRKDRKKSQSGGEEDSSDGGGGGGGGGLKRPASSAATTGKRNSVDLNMTLANASSSSSSPVSGPSILPSPPSFHNHVAVGQGLKSSEAPAEGLPSQKRPAEAMTSSPTHHTTTTTGHNPNGMVVCPEKKRRLSAGGSSVSITTGGASVAADGVAAAMITAVSTGVSEINEIYDSIITSTASGPIGSTNVGTMPQSNLLQSTATTATTMTTTAAIAVAAATAAKNSKSSGANGSSSSSSANGTSNNNNNITNNNNNNNNINNNSGSFGKNHQKNLVKTTLPPAAQTSVAVDGGDAKEMDRGEGGQPAGVEEASTTLTASPVTAATTPTQSTSSDRSSTMEIDQQQQQQQQRNSISTHHDQHHHDLDHMQEHHNKNRPPEQLLADDLESEDVDKGRERRTTKHLDDEDAAGEKAAVASHQEVMGTSDTSPSSTTGNGTSVGGVTEAIDTEVTEAGVAAAAVAAAIGVNHHLLGHHASVRGSPGSQAQGEDSGIESMDALSEKSPHQLSSHSPQGGTHNSAATHNGAGSGAGSNSGGSSSSTSIDGKQIILADDGPLGEKEGEVKGIDRECPIDEKKKERIGTPPLLDASMEHYHDIEAALAKMEGLNEIAAAVGGDAKLNGDHALLMKPKLPEYNHETTLGSLDRSNLSKILDTMEVEQLVENGIADEIADGSSAIDDSIDGSAARKKLIMIEQVKSNTLHPEEGVVKETEHKQQPQQQGVTRKRSVESRVLLAASAGEGGATAAKSRSQPPSVRMMALVTKSVEVEPSVRSAHDDGGNNNHTDDKLHAAVETKPDVVPVPVDECCKNSKDSPSAKSECDSTVMVVVQVDGKPLLVKSDPEEAIVSSVRKSLRKSSDEPVITVATALTAKTEVSPEVKVEIKVEPKTPESSLEPLIELKPRHEQPPLYSYSSEKARERRTAAAASDGSMPGNGVPVAGGGDKSRRNSSLASGDRSGDESTSSATSSSVPSGSTPPAKKSSRSSSVGSENRTTKTNDLATVPSETAQGGGKHEASTEQPNNKEMLTQLSIEIPAHTDGGEHRIRTRASSKLESPLEILSRQSPSTECLATSTTGGTAIGTGPGSSVGGSAQQTQPKGTVSGSGGGMPGSGKQNASTTVSGLPGSGTGTATSNDRQSPKAGAASTKPTAAGGGGVANKRKRQGSESSNQSGVSDDIPTRAKKARKGATSGVASESGSVTATAGGTPRVVQRRATDTTLAKGRMSRKAANVAKAAAAAAAAAAAAAASTAEAAETTTSVTITADSSDSDEPLIELAAASSVDKTITTSTANAVIGSNQGNTSSNESITSVAASTPSPSSAKASGANHSASGVEKEKSLRNHHGKSVSPVLTTPVPSTVGGSTTGGCTSANGTSTTGSSSSSSSSPSASTGSTSGTPGGHKATSSGGGPSTSTTNVGASPTDEKISTRRSVRMTSSTLSTAAMNNKAKAAANALLLQHSAAAPVANHIDGNHHVPSGGNVATSHNTATANDSTAVTGVTSAGVAASLGGAADGSPPGNAAASVASGGGLHSSGANGGGGHGAVKLTNHVNHHHQHQTTHAGSGVKATAAPGEGKISTVTAVGGGTAGTHSSDNTTGSGTEVRRKTRSAAGLEVTVTEGRRRRISRDSK from the exons ATGGCGGCCGATAGTGACGGTGATCAACAGAAACGGACaaacagcagcagtagcagtagtagtagacATTGCGGTAGCGATGACAACCACCGAGGTAAAAGGAAGTGTGTCTCCAGCAGCAGTAGTGATCCGTGCAATAGCAGCAGCGACAGCACCTTGAAGGCGGTTGTCATCTGTGAAGGGAATTTGCACGATCCGGATTTTCCCGCCCGCCTCGAGAGCCTGGTCGAGAGTCTTGCGACGCTGGTTGACGAAGAAAGCGCGAACGATGGCGATGAAAAGCAGGACGCGGGAAGGCTTAAAGTGGACAAG GTGGAACCGTGGAACAGCGTGCGCGTTACCCTTTCGATTCCGAAAGAGGCCGCAATTCGGTTGCGGAGGCTTGCTGCCGAAGGTAACAATGCCCTGCGGGCGCTCGGCATTCTTTCCGTGCAGCTGGAAGGGGAGACGGTTCTGTCGCTGCGGCTAACGAGCCAACAGGAAATAGTTATTCAAACAG ATAATTCTGCCCCTGAAGGATCCCCCAGCACTAGCGGTGGAGCTGGCGGTTTGGGTGAACTAGCTCGCGTTCTAtcccaacaacagcagcagcagcaacagcagacgcagcagcagcagcaacaacaacagcagcagctccacCAACCGACACACCCGGTGCATGTGCAGCAGTTGCAGCATCAAAATCTCTATCACCATCAGCAACTGCCaccgcaacagcagcagcaacacattCACCatttgcagcagcaacagctacATCAGCAACAACTACAACAGCAGCATGTAGTGCTGCACGGCGCTAACGATACCGCCGTGCCCAGCACGTCCAAGGTGGTAGTATCGACCGCCGGACAGCCGAAAACACCGCTCACCAATGGTCCTCTGCCGATGGACGGTGGAGGCGGCAGCGGTAGCAGCGTGTTCAAATCACCCAACACCATCTGCCCGATGGACGGCAAGGTTCCCGCCCATGTGCCAAATGTGGTCGATGCTTGCGAGTACCCGTTCGAGAGCATGACGCAGGCGCGGGTAATTCAGCGACGCGAAAACACGCTGGCCCTGACTGCGAGTGGTGGTGTTGTGACGGGACCGGTagttgctggtggtgctggagCCGTGCCCAAGCCGTCCAACGGTAATTTCCTGGCCCCCGCAAATCCAGCAGTCCAaccaacgccaccaccaccgtatCAATCcgccgttggtggtggtttagTGAAGCCGAACACGCTGGGGACAGTGGTCAACCCCACGCAGCAGCAACTGTCTGCCGGTGCGATCGGTAATAATGTGGCGATGTCAAGCCCGCTGCTGGTGAACCTGttgcaaaatgaaaacagcCAACAACAGACGACACTGtcaccgcagcagcagcagcagcagcaggcgcaAATGATGCGCGGTGGTCAGCCGATACTGAAACAGGAGCTGCTGATACCGGGCAGCAGTGCGAGTGTTGGGCCGGTATCGGTGAAAAGTGCCGGCAGTGGGATCATTCCAACCATGGTGGTGGGAGGCGGCACGATACCACTCCAGACGCAGCAGCAAAGTGTTGCCCTCAGTCCAGTGCAGAGTGTAGTGGGCGACAATGATCCGAGTGTGCTTGGTAACAGCCTGAAGAGTGGTACAGTGAGTAGTAGCAACGTTGTTGTGAACGTGCCCCCCAGTAACGTTAATCGGCAGCATCTAGTGCAGCACCATCCGGTGCAGATCGGTGTTGGTGCGAGTGCGATGGTTTCGTCTGGACCGACGGCAGTAGCGGCCGtcgtccagcagcagcagcagcaaacattAGTGAATAGTAATAGTAGTCCACTGCGAGGTGCACCGACGTCGACAGGTGTTGCGCCTGTGAGCGGCGGTGGTGTATTGAACGCGATCAGTGCGAATAGTGTGAatagtagcagtagtagtagtagcaatCTTAATCCAATGACAGCACCCACGGCAGTAAACATCATTAGTGACGGTAACAGTAACAATCAGAACGTGTTGAATGTGTCGCCTTCTTCTCTAGTAACTCCACCATTGTCAGTGCCTTCAAATagtagcaacaacagcagtagcagcaacaccagcaccacctccaccatgaTGAACACCATTAAAATGCAACGGTATAGTCTCGTCGGAGGCACTGTCGCCGGGGGTGCTGTCACGGGGGGCATGGGCCCAGCCGTTAGAACcccacaacagcagcaggccATGcttcaacagcagcaacagcaacagcaaatgcagcaccatcagcagcagctgaCGATAGCGAGTGGCGGCGGTGTCATGGTAACATCCAGCAATCGTTCTCCTGCGATGGGACCACTGATCggtcaaacacaaacacacgtgcGGCTACCGCAACACGTTGCAAtgctccagcagcaacagcagcagcacgaacAACTGCAACTACAACATTCCCAGCAAATGAACCGTTTTCCGGCTCAattgcaacagcagcagcagcaagtcTTTCGACAGCCCAACCCACTGGGAGGGCAGCCACAGCAAGCGAATCACACGAATCCGGGCGCAAGTTTTCAACAGCGTTGGCCTACGATGCAGATGGATTCGGCTACCAAGTCGAGCTACCAGGAGTTTGCTCGCTACCAGATGCAATACAATCTCAGTCAGCAACAACTAAATAAGCCTCCCatgacggcgacgacgacggcgacggcgcTGGATTCGTCGTCCGCAGGAGGCATGGGAGGGGCGACGTCAACGTCGGCGGTCGGTGATTCGCTGGAGCTGGGCAACTGTTTGGTCGATCTGCCCGATCTGGCCAAGAACGACCTTGACTCGCTGCTGCCGAGCGATCTGGACAGTGCATTTCTCGACACGAAGCTAGATGATCTCGACGATCTGGACCTGATggatcagcatcagcagcatcatcatccacTTGAGCTTGCCGTGCTTCCCGGTACGCTACTTGGAGGAGCGCCAGAAGGCACCACGGTGGCACCTGCGTTGGGTCAAGTGATGGGCTCTCAAAGTACGGCTACCATGGCGACGGCGGAGGCACAGCGTCGATGGAAGGCACAAATGTTGATTAACCCGCTGACGGGCGAGCTGGAAGAAACGCAGGTCGAAGAGGTTGCCGAGGAATCGGAGGAGAGCGCAAAAACGGCCGGCGGAAGGCAGAGCAAAGCGTCGTCGATGCGTGTAAATGATTTCCCCCCGGAGGCGGCGAACCTGCTGTACTCCGATGACGACACGACCAGCGCTGCTGGTCTAACGTCGTCGCGGTTAACGTCGGGCCTGAGCGACGCGGATCGGCCTTCATCGTCGGCCACCGTCGGTTCGTTGGGAACGATGGAAGGTACCTTCGTGGCTGGCAACAGTGCTGGCAACGTATCCTCCGGCTCGTCGACAATGGTCAGTGTCCCTTCAGCAGCGCCACGAGCCAGTCATGGCAAGACCGGCAAGATAAAGAAGGAACGAACAAAACCGACCAAGGCGAAGGAGAAACTAAAACCAGCGTCGTCATCCGCGGTGTCAAAGGAAAAGGCCAGGGAAAAGAcgaaagcatctctaaagccGGTCCGGCAGAAGGCGAAAGTTTTGTCCACCTCGGTGCTACCTTCCGCCGGCGGTTCGTCGAATGAATCGACGAGTAAAAACTGTACGGAACTGAAGCTTCGGTTGAAGCTGGAAAAATCGGAACCGATCACCGTCACCGTTCCCGGGCGCGTAGGTAGTACGGTGACAATGTCACCTCCGTCATCAGGAAGCAGCTCTTCGGCGTCGATCGGCGGAGGAGCGCCCGAGTTTTGTCAAAAGACACCGTCAACGTTCGATGGGGTCGCGGGTTCCGATGCCAGCGCTGCATTGCCGATAGCGGTGTCCGTTGGTGTCACCAATAGTAACAACGCAGCGCCATTTTCATCCACTGCGGGAACCGTTGTAACAAGTGCCACCAGCAGCACAAGCGGCAGTGCAACCACCAGCATCGGCACCACTGCAACAATGTCGTCCAATGTTGGCATCGTTCAGGCTACTTCTCCTGCAGGCGGCGAGGAGTTGCGCGTGCCGCCGCTACACATCAGCTTACGGGGAAAGAATTCCGTTGTGATAAAGAACTCGCGCAAGGATCGCAAGAAAAGTCAGAGCGGAGGCGAAGAGGACAGCAgtgacggcggcggcggcggtggtggtggtgggttgaAGCGACCAGCATCATCGGCGGCCACGACGGGAAAGCGAAACTCCGTCGATCTCAACATGACGCTAGCGAAtgcttcctcttcctcctcctcaccGGTGAGCGGACCGTCGATATTACCTTCACCACCCAGTTTTCATAACCACGTCGCTGTCGGTCAAGGTTTGAAATCGTCCGAAGCGCCCGCCGAAGGTCTTCCGTCGCAAAAGCGACCGGCAGAGGCGATGACCTCGTCGCCAAcccaccacaccaccaccaccactggtCACAATCCAAATGGGATGGTCGTGTGTCCGGAAAAGAAGCGTCGTCTAAGTGCTGGTGGTAGCAGCGTTAGTATAACCACTGGCGGAGCGTCTGTTGCAGCCGACGGTGTGGCTGCTGCCATGATCACGGCCGTCAGCACCGGTGTAAGCGAGATCAATGAGATCTACGATTCGATTATCACCTCGACCGCCAGTGGCCCGATCGGTTCGACGAACGTCGGTACCATGCCGCAGTCCAATCTGCTCCagtcgacggcgacgacggcgacgaccaTGACCACGACGGCGGCAATAGCAGTAGCGGCGGCGACGGCAGCAAAAAACTCGAAAAGCTCCGGTGCGAACggcagtagtagtagcagtagtgCTAACGGAACcagcaataacaacaacaatatcaccaacaataacaacaacaacaacaatatcaACAATAATAGTGGTAGTTTCGGTAAGAATCATCAGAAAAATCTCGTCAAAACGACGTTGCCACCGGCGGCCCAAACATCGGTAGCGGTTGACGGGGGTGATGCGAAAGAGATGGATCGCGGCGAGGGAGGACAACCAGCGGGGGTAGAAGAAGCATCAACCACGTTGACCGCATCACCAGTAACAGCAGCCACCACACCAACGCAATCTACCTCAAGTGACCGATCGTCCACAATGGAAatcgatcagcagcagcagcaacagcaacagagaAACAGTATCAGCACCCATCACGATCAGCACCACCACGACCTGGATCATATGCAGGAGCATCATAACAAAAATCGACCACCGGAGCAGCTGCTAGCGGACGACCTCGAATCGGAAGACGTAGACAAAGGAAGGGAAAGACGAACGACGAAGCATTTGGACGATGAAGATGCAGCGGGAGAAAAAGCCGCCGTGGCGAGTCATCAGGAGGTGATGGGTACATCGGATACTTCTCCCTCCTCCACTACCGGCAACGGAACTAGTGTCGGCGGTGTAACGGAAGCCATCGACACGGAGGTGACTGAAGCGGGGGTTGCGGCAGCCGCCGTGGCGGCAGCAATTGGAGTGAACCATCATCTCCTCGGGCATCATGCGAGTGTCCGGGGCTCTCCAGGATCTCAGGCGCAGGGTGAAGACAGCGGCATCGAATCGATGGACGCACTGTCGGAGAAAAGTCCACATCAGTTGTCTTCCCACAGCCCGCAGGGTGGTACGCACAACAGTGCGGCCACCCACAACGGTGCCGGCAGTGGTGCCGGTAGCAATAGCGgtggaagcagcagcagcactagCATTGACGGCAAGCAAATAATTTTAGCTGACGATGGTCCGCTTGGTGAAAAGGAGGGTGAGGTGAAGGGAATCGATCGCGAGTGTCCcattgatgaaaaaaagaaagagcgTATTGGAACGCCGCCATTGCTAGATGCCAGCATGGAGCACTATCACGACATTGAAGCTGCGCTGGCGAAGATGGAAGGATTGAACGAGATCGCAGCAGCCGTTGGGGGTGATGCAAAGTTGAACGGCGACCATGCGCTACTAATGAAACCCAAGCTACCGGAATATAATCACGAAACGACTCTGGGTAGCTTGGATCGGTCAAATCTGAGCAAAATTCTGGACACTATGGAAGTGGAGCAGCTTGTCGAAAACGGTATTGCAGACGAAATTGCCGATGGTAGTAGTGCAATCGACGACAGCATAGACGGAAGTGCAgctcgaaaaaaattaatcatgATTGAACAAGTCAAATCAAACACTCTACATCCAGAGGAAGGCGTCGTCAAGGAAACGGAACACAAGCAGCAGCCACAACAGCAAGGTGTAACGAGAAAAAGATCTGTCGAGAGTCGAGTGCTGTTAGCAGCGAGTGCTGGTGAAGGAGGAGCTACTGCTGCCAAGAGTAGATCCCAGCCGCCGTCCGTCCGAATGATGGCGCTGGTTACGAAGTCCGTCGAGGTGGAACCATCGGTACGGAGCGCGCACGACGATGGTGGCAACAACAACCATACGGACGACAAGCTGCACGCTGCAGTCGAGACGAAGCCCGACGTTGTACCGGTCCCAGTCGACGAGTGCTGTAAAAATAGTAAAGATAGTCCTAGTGCGAAAAGCGAATGTGATAGTACAGTAATGGTAGTAGTGCAGGTCGATGGTAAACCACTTTTAGTTAAGTCTGATCCCGAGGAGGCTATCGTTAGTAGTGTAAGGAAGAGTTTAAGAAAATCTTCCGATGAGCCAGTGATTACGGTCGCCACCGCCCTGACCGCCAAGACGGAGGTATCACCGGAGGTCAAGGTGGAGATAAAGGTGGAGCCGAAAACTCCGGAGTCGAGCCTCGAGCCGCTCATCGAGCTGAAGCCGCGTCACGAGCAACCACCGCTGTACAGCTACTCCAGTGAAAAGGCACGCGAGCGTCGTACGGCGGCGGCTGCCAGCGATGGCAGCATGCCGGGAAATGGAGTACCGGTGGCTGGCGGTGGCGACAAAAGTCGTCGCAATTCGTCGCTGGCTTCCGGCGACCGTTCGGGCGATGAATCGACCTCATCTGCTACATCGTCCTCGGTTCCATCCGGAAGCACACCGCCAGCCAAAAAGTCCAGCCGTAGCAGTAGCGTTGGGTCGGAGAATCGAACGACGAAAACGAATGATCTCGCAACGGTGCCGAGCGAAACGGCGCAGGGTGGTGGTAAGCACGAGGCATCTACCGAGCAACCGAACAACAAGGAAATGCTGACGCAGCTCTCGATCGAAATACCGGCACATACGGACGGCGGAGAACATCGGATCCGGACGCGTGCCTCCAGCAAGCTGGAGAGTCCACTCGAGATTCTGTCTCGCCAAAGTCCTTCGACGGAGTGTCTAGCAACGTCTACGACGGGTGGAACGGCGATAGGAACTGGTCCCGGCAGCAGCGTCGGTGGAAGTGCCCAGCAAACCCAGCCAAAGGGAACCGTTTCAGGTTCGGGAGGCGGTATGCCCGGTTCGGGGAAGCAGAATGCTTCCACCACCGTTTCCGGACTACCAGGATCCGGAACAGGAACGGCTACGAGCAATGATAGGCAAAGTCCGAAAGCTGGCGCCGCGTCTACAAAACCGACAGCGGCCGGTGGCGGCGGAGTTGCCAACAAACGCAAACGGCAAGGTTCGGAGAGTTCCAATCAGTCCGGCGTCAGTGACGATATTCCAACGAGAGCGAAGAAAGCACGCAAGGGAGCAACGAGTGGGGTGGCGTCAGAAAGTGGCTCCGTAACTGCTACTGCGGGAGGCACTCCGAGGGTGGTACAGCGTAGAGCAACCGATACCACCTTGGCTAAGGGTCGCATGTCGCGAAAGGCAGCTAATGTCGctaaagcagcagcagcagcggcggcggcggcagctgcagcagcggcATCGACGGCCGAAGCAGCGGAAACGACGACTTCGGTCACGATTACGGCAGATTCTTCCGATAGCGACGAACCATTGATTGAACTAGCGG CTGCATCTTCCGTCGACAAAACCATCACCACTTCGACTGCAAACGCAGTGATCGGGAGTAACCAAGGCAACACCTCAAGTAATGAGAGCATAACATCGGTAGCTGCATCGACACCGTCGCCGTCTTCAGCGAAAGCATCTGGCGCCAACCATTCTGCGAGCGGTGTTGAGAAAGAGAAATCACTGCGCAACCATCACGGGAAGAGCGTGTCTCCGGTACTGACGACTCCGGTGCCATCAACAGTTGGTGGAAGCACGACTGGTGGATGTACGTCGGCGAATGGCACGAGCACCACTGgcagcagtagtagcagcagcTCTTCACCGTCGGCTAGCACTGGTAGTACCTCCGGCACACCGGGTGGTCATAAGGCAACAAGCAGCGGTGGTGGGCCATCCACATCGACCACCAATGTGGGCGCATCGCCGACGGACGAGAAGATCAGCACACGTCGGAGCGTTCGCATGACTTCCTCGACCCTCTCGACGGCAGCGATGAACAACAAGGCGAAAGCGGCCGCCAATGCTCTGCTGCTTCAGCACTCGGCAGCCGCCCCTGTGGCGAACCATATCGACGGAAATCACCACGTTCCTTCCGGCGGCAACGTTGCCACATCGCATAACACCGCGACCGCCAATGATAGCACGGCGGTAACGGGTGTGACTTCAGCGGGCGTAGCAGCAAGCcttggtggtgctgctgatgGTAGTCCTCCGGGAAACGCGGCAGCAAGTGTTGCCTCAGGAGGCGGTCTGCATTCGAGTGGAGctaatggtggtggtggccacgGCGCCGTCAAATTGACTAACCATGTgaatcaccatcatcagcatcagacGACGCACGCTGGTTCCGGGGTAAAGGCAACGGCTGCGCCCGGAGAGGGAAAAATTTCCACCGTAACAGCGGTCGGTGGTGGTACTGCCGGTACACACAGTTCCGATAACACCACCGGAAGTGGTACGGAAGTGCGTCGCAAAACAAGAAGTGCAG CTGGACTTGAGGTGACCGTCACCGAGGGCCGTCGAAGACGAATTTCCCGTGACAGCAAGTGA